In the Gymnodinialimonas sp. 202GB13-11 genome, one interval contains:
- a CDS encoding SLC13 family permease, whose protein sequence is MTQDQIILFSLFGIVFGLLLWGRFRYDMVAFGALMAGTVLGVVEPSEAFAGFGHPATLVVALVLVVSAGLVRSGAVFLITRTLVDASRSLGAHIAIMGGIGGVLSAFMNNVAALALLMPVDIATARKAGRSPGVSLMPLSFATILGGMVTLIGTPPNIIIATIREDSLGEPFKMFDFAPVGGVAAIVGLAFVAFFGWRLIPARDSGVGEQLSKLEPYIAELRLPEGSKLADTRLRDLEGAAAEADVALLGILRDGKRRFGMGRNLKLREGDILVLEAEPEALDEFRVGQNLEPAGGGGTEGVTGDGVSFVEMVVQGDSRIAGKTAEAVGLSWRQGTTLMGIARKGTRITKRLRKTVVEPGDILLLLTPSDRAEDVVSWLGGLPLADRGLTVTNDTKTWAAIGLFAAAVALASVGLLYLPIALGIVAVSYVLLKILPLSEIYDHIEWPVVVLLGSMIPLGAALETSGGTELIAGALVGLTEGLPAWAILTVLMVVTMTMSDVLNNTATAIVAAPVGITMAQSLGVSPDPFLMAVAVAASAAFLTPIGHKNNTLILGPGGYRFGDYWRMGLPLEVLVIAVSIPTILLVWPL, encoded by the coding sequence ATGACGCAAGACCAAATCATCCTCTTCTCCCTCTTCGGTATCGTGTTCGGCCTGCTCCTTTGGGGACGGTTCCGGTATGACATGGTGGCCTTTGGCGCGCTGATGGCGGGCACCGTTCTGGGTGTCGTAGAGCCATCCGAGGCATTTGCGGGTTTCGGGCACCCCGCCACGCTGGTTGTGGCTTTGGTGCTGGTGGTCTCTGCCGGGTTGGTGCGGTCTGGCGCGGTGTTCCTGATCACGCGGACGCTGGTCGATGCGAGCCGATCTTTGGGCGCGCATATCGCGATCATGGGTGGGATCGGCGGGGTGCTCAGCGCGTTCATGAACAACGTGGCGGCGCTGGCGCTTCTGATGCCGGTGGACATCGCCACGGCGCGCAAAGCGGGGCGGTCGCCTGGGGTGTCGTTGATGCCCTTGTCATTTGCCACGATCCTCGGCGGCATGGTCACCCTGATCGGGACACCGCCCAACATCATCATCGCCACGATCCGTGAAGACAGCTTGGGCGAACCGTTCAAGATGTTCGACTTCGCGCCGGTAGGCGGGGTGGCCGCCATTGTCGGCCTCGCCTTTGTGGCCTTCTTCGGCTGGCGCCTGATCCCCGCTCGGGATTCCGGGGTGGGCGAACAACTGAGCAAGCTGGAACCGTACATCGCAGAGCTTCGCCTGCCGGAGGGATCGAAGCTCGCTGATACGCGTCTGCGCGATCTGGAGGGGGCTGCAGCTGAGGCGGACGTGGCGCTGTTAGGGATCTTACGGGACGGAAAGCGCCGCTTTGGAATGGGGCGCAATCTGAAGCTGCGCGAGGGCGATATTCTGGTTCTGGAAGCTGAGCCCGAAGCGCTGGACGAATTCCGCGTAGGCCAAAACCTTGAGCCTGCAGGTGGTGGCGGGACCGAAGGGGTGACGGGTGACGGTGTCAGTTTCGTCGAGATGGTCGTGCAAGGCGACAGCCGGATCGCGGGCAAGACGGCAGAAGCCGTGGGCCTGAGCTGGCGGCAGGGCACCACGCTGATGGGGATCGCCCGCAAAGGCACGCGGATCACCAAACGGTTGCGCAAAACGGTGGTGGAGCCGGGCGATATCCTGCTTCTGCTGACGCCGTCCGACCGAGCCGAAGATGTGGTGAGCTGGCTTGGTGGGCTGCCGCTGGCGGACCGTGGCCTGACAGTGACGAATGACACCAAGACCTGGGCCGCGATTGGTTTGTTCGCAGCGGCCGTGGCGCTGGCCTCAGTTGGTCTTTTATACCTGCCCATCGCCCTGGGGATTGTCGCGGTCAGCTACGTGCTTTTGAAGATCCTTCCGCTCAGCGAAATCTACGATCATATCGAATGGCCCGTTGTGGTTTTGCTTGGGTCGATGATCCCGCTGGGGGCGGCGCTTGAAACGAGCGGCGGCACCGAGCTGATCGCGGGTGCATTGGTCGGCCTGACCGAGGGCCTGCCCGCTTGGGCGATCCTGACCGTGCTGATGGTCGTGACAATGACCATGTCGGATGTGCTGAATAATACGGCCACCGCGATCGTTGCGGCCCCAGTCGGCATCACGATGGCGCAGTCCCTTGGCGTCTCCCCTGACCCGTTCCTGATGGCCGTGGCCGTGGCGGCCTCGGCGGCGTTTCTCACGCCCATTGGGCACAAAAACAACACGCTGATCCTTGGGCCGGGCGGATACCGCTTCGGCGACTATTGGCGGATGGGCTTGCCGCTGGAGGTGCTTGTGATCGCTGTGTCGATCCCGACAATCCTGCTGGTCTGGCCGCTATAA
- a CDS encoding DMT family transporter codes for MSYSRTTLIAILIGMGAAWGITQPLSKIAVSEGYRDIGIIFWQFAIGAGLLGALLLFRRKPLPMQPVHLRFYLFIALIGTVLPNWASFTAAVHLPAGILSIVIATVPMMALPIAVGLGMDRFSPARITGLALGLVAIVLIALPDTSLPEAGMAVWLPIALIAPFLYACEGNIVGKWGTYGLDAMQVLAGASIVGMIISAPLAFLTGEWINPLGPWGAPDWAILGSSIAHVAAYVTYVWLVGAAGAVFTAQVGYLVTGFGILWAKLILGESYSPWVWAALALMMVGLFLVTPRPGAAQPAQ; via the coding sequence ATGAGCTACAGCCGAACGACCCTGATCGCAATCCTGATCGGCATGGGCGCGGCCTGGGGCATCACGCAACCGCTGTCCAAGATCGCGGTGTCCGAAGGCTACCGCGACATCGGCATCATCTTCTGGCAATTCGCCATCGGGGCGGGGCTTCTGGGCGCGCTCCTCTTGTTCCGCCGTAAACCCCTGCCGATGCAGCCCGTCCACCTGCGTTTCTACCTGTTCATCGCCCTGATCGGCACGGTTCTCCCTAACTGGGCCAGCTTCACCGCCGCCGTGCATCTGCCCGCTGGCATCCTCTCCATCGTGATCGCTACCGTGCCGATGATGGCGCTACCCATCGCCGTGGGCCTCGGCATGGACCGGTTCTCGCCGGCGCGGATAACCGGCCTGGCCCTTGGCCTCGTCGCCATCGTGCTGATCGCGCTGCCCGACACGAGCTTGCCCGAGGCCGGCATGGCCGTCTGGCTTCCCATCGCGCTGATCGCACCGTTCCTTTACGCCTGCGAAGGCAACATCGTGGGCAAATGGGGCACCTATGGCCTCGATGCGATGCAGGTGTTGGCCGGGGCATCCATCGTGGGGATGATCATCTCCGCCCCGCTTGCGTTTCTGACGGGCGAATGGATTAACCCCCTCGGCCCGTGGGGCGCGCCGGATTGGGCGATCCTCGGCTCCTCCATCGCCCATGTGGCGGCCTACGTCACCTATGTCTGGCTGGTGGGCGCAGCAGGCGCGGTCTTCACGGCGCAAGTCGGCTATCTCGTGACAGGCTTCGGCATCCTCTGGGCGAAACTGATCCTCGGCGAAAGCTACAGCCCATGGGTCTGGGCCGCTCTGGCGCTGATGATGGTGGGCCTCTTCCTCGTCACCCCGCGCCCAGGCGCGGCGCAGCCCGCGCAATAA
- a CDS encoding nSTAND1 domain-containing NTPase produces the protein MPVEVAQLFGAVVSSVGLLAGRLPGLKRHVENRLTLSRALGKYRTPANDHLRRALRLSWLRAATALMHDRLSWAQIYPNAEGAPQLVEFAPIFEALQSEIVNKNLRLRDGSSIGPSAIDEHLDLLIDNISAPLAGHELGIDPERLFSNTLAELCGIKESEIPVVLRRAASEGLHTLHGEPRDFSHLFADEFALVLQDKTHYPEAAESFRVIQTNAIAELLGELKADLANQAREQTSLDPVFVEQVFHDTPPDWFAQELQVEFEKLDRSLREIKTGVKGLHGEIQEFRSEMKARLPLKQDYSTLASHTPTETRSVMFAGSLETDIRFEDAVTRIKDKVSRRASRISDSSSVVPVSWDFGRSEREEAHDGDYAKSEAWTTLNDEVVGAVLFLGAELSRVISPDSRLLDQLDTEGWLASRDAGADVHGKFDDTLGMSERDRREFVRTRGGIEFSYETRFAAECMLRSIPLIVVQLTSCTDEENATAGFRKFLTENGIEIIDFIRLGRDMDWVGDFVLSLPGINEANLPNPYRGLDYYQVDDADAFTGRAREAAFAMADISLAVNDGKPMMLGVTGPSGCGKSSFMRARVAAEALEVHNLSPLEMRPTDFQWGENARVNCLPVLLAKIGSLIGVAPPRQFTGPTAPSPLLLQPVAIKWLDGLMNSSTPPPKLLICIDQFEEILDDLSEGVNENDWRALIRILRHLSQKFAWPLVFTLEDSRKERFADLKEDLGFQDSHMLELPDTDERFYRTLIEEPFRKSGIDLDLEIVDELIGEIRALQDDTSISASPLPLLSLRLYSLFHDLSPRAPKSAQDGRLGETFNRLRVTKSDLGASSLALGDMMADLAETAWIKGEGGDDEEDVGSFLRPLVRISIVPDQPEQGKLVLRSILARGYRSEQKLHDAFRRLRLLVPAAGGHRLVHEAVIRRWPKARAWFDADREDLAREANMRRAALNWDEVDRPGEIDPDEKQIEDAASVLKLHARDWSWGEVSHLNEELRLIREYALATFQYSKAPQKLVHKDKPRGAHVHVAASYGLDDLLKRFIEIEPDCVHNTQTKTGTSPLASAGWSHGSTVELLLENNANPANVDIYGFTDLDSAVWGEQDDILDLLLRHVDPSEWDEKRANPLGGAARRGRTDIAERLVRAGFCFNQRCYGGWAPIHQASLCDDVESFRYFWDKSDPSRKTDGGFTPLHIAAANGHVDLVEEILRHDIGAEMMYAKDVYGRTPVILAAWFTEAEMLAYLLPFVTKDALAVDGPTFEGFTPLHAALFEYYQNPESKPEHFRRRIFSVVKALLEDPDLDVSAKAKIQSNVLNDAGEVTAWEMAHGLPEVQRAIALHRNFPMELLKELRKADRIKQQERFCKELFDAAKAKNQSLFQRLLNRETIERQNLDQKIEGDSENISTGQLLLRNGWDKLFLQMVAKNHIDPWEASTKFPGLYLDALRNGRPDVIRAIEDLVPDSMPFAAAYSVLVGTRHDTKDRVKDPDDRVLKFVLHHLDEETATQLILSMSHFGDLDLIAKLKSVGGDSEGRDHWDRAYTDLLPDVARAEFGLEPAETTGSPRGDSLFYPDAEGWEPLGNPGIVAKLEILDNQAPADQVTWHQRQLPFYPGAEKLLLRATHPEWPDGAYIYYLSHGRNLYWLNGTSPPIHEFNAKSEIALTVENALEYLRFFCFFVRGEEGPFYVLDGREAMYIPTSLDRQEADSIHNRYKAPRLYGVMDNGHIKASSLIYYSNAVFVGDFVIHQSGMIELIEDEPVVSDLSQKVHAPLALHSD, from the coding sequence GTGCCAGTTGAAGTTGCCCAGCTGTTTGGGGCTGTTGTTTCGAGCGTTGGGTTATTGGCAGGGCGTTTGCCGGGTCTGAAGCGTCATGTAGAGAACCGGTTAACCCTTTCGCGCGCCCTTGGGAAATATCGAACCCCTGCAAATGATCACCTACGCCGCGCGTTACGTCTCAGTTGGCTTAGGGCAGCGACCGCGTTGATGCATGACCGGCTTAGTTGGGCCCAAATCTATCCAAATGCTGAGGGTGCTCCACAGCTCGTCGAGTTTGCGCCAATTTTTGAGGCCTTGCAGTCAGAGATCGTGAACAAAAATTTACGGCTTCGTGACGGAAGCTCAATTGGACCGAGTGCAATTGATGAGCATCTGGACCTGCTGATCGACAACATCTCTGCGCCCCTCGCGGGTCACGAACTCGGCATTGATCCAGAGAGACTGTTTTCGAATACTCTGGCCGAGCTTTGCGGCATCAAAGAAAGCGAGATCCCGGTTGTTTTGCGCCGTGCCGCTAGTGAGGGGTTGCATACGCTTCACGGCGAACCACGAGACTTTTCTCATCTTTTCGCCGATGAATTCGCATTGGTTCTCCAAGACAAAACACATTATCCTGAGGCGGCAGAGTCTTTTCGGGTCATTCAGACCAACGCCATCGCTGAACTTCTGGGTGAACTAAAGGCTGACTTGGCTAACCAAGCTCGCGAACAGACTTCGCTCGACCCTGTTTTCGTCGAACAAGTGTTTCATGACACACCGCCTGACTGGTTTGCGCAGGAGCTTCAAGTCGAGTTTGAGAAACTCGACCGCTCACTTCGCGAGATCAAGACCGGCGTTAAGGGGCTCCATGGTGAAATCCAGGAGTTTCGAAGCGAAATGAAGGCGCGCCTGCCCCTGAAACAGGATTATAGCACGCTCGCTAGTCATACGCCGACTGAGACAAGATCTGTGATGTTTGCAGGGTCATTGGAGACGGATATCAGGTTCGAAGATGCGGTCACGCGCATCAAGGATAAGGTCTCACGTCGAGCGTCTCGGATCTCTGATAGCTCTAGCGTAGTGCCCGTCTCATGGGATTTCGGTCGGTCTGAACGAGAAGAGGCCCATGACGGGGATTATGCAAAGTCTGAAGCTTGGACGACGTTGAATGACGAGGTAGTCGGCGCTGTCCTGTTTCTGGGCGCGGAACTCTCGCGCGTTATCTCGCCAGATAGCCGACTCTTGGATCAGCTAGATACAGAGGGTTGGCTTGCAAGTCGCGACGCCGGCGCTGATGTTCATGGGAAATTCGATGACACGTTGGGCATGTCGGAACGGGACCGGCGCGAGTTCGTTCGCACGCGAGGCGGGATAGAATTCTCCTACGAAACCCGATTTGCCGCTGAGTGTATGCTGCGAAGTATTCCGCTGATCGTTGTCCAGCTGACCTCGTGCACGGACGAAGAAAACGCGACAGCAGGTTTCCGAAAGTTCCTCACTGAAAACGGGATCGAGATTATCGATTTCATTCGCCTCGGTCGGGACATGGACTGGGTCGGCGACTTTGTTTTGAGTTTACCTGGTATCAACGAGGCCAATCTACCAAACCCCTATCGTGGGCTTGATTACTATCAAGTCGATGATGCGGACGCGTTCACCGGGCGGGCGCGGGAAGCGGCGTTTGCCATGGCCGATATCAGCCTGGCAGTGAACGATGGAAAGCCAATGATGCTCGGCGTAACGGGCCCAAGTGGTTGCGGCAAATCCAGCTTTATGCGGGCGCGAGTGGCAGCCGAAGCGCTCGAAGTACATAACCTGTCGCCGCTCGAAATGCGCCCCACAGATTTCCAATGGGGGGAAAACGCTCGGGTGAATTGTCTTCCCGTGTTGCTGGCCAAAATTGGGTCGCTCATCGGCGTCGCGCCACCAAGGCAGTTCACAGGGCCGACTGCGCCTTCGCCGCTTTTGCTGCAGCCGGTGGCAATCAAATGGCTGGATGGACTGATGAATAGCAGCACGCCGCCACCGAAGCTGTTGATCTGTATTGATCAGTTCGAAGAGATTCTCGACGATCTCAGCGAAGGGGTGAATGAGAACGATTGGCGCGCACTTATCCGGATTTTGCGTCATCTGTCACAGAAGTTCGCATGGCCGTTAGTTTTCACGCTCGAGGATAGCCGGAAAGAACGCTTTGCAGACCTAAAGGAAGACTTGGGTTTTCAAGACTCGCACATGCTGGAGTTACCGGACACGGACGAGCGGTTTTACCGTACACTAATTGAAGAACCCTTCCGAAAGTCCGGCATCGACCTCGATTTGGAGATTGTCGATGAGTTGATCGGCGAGATCAGAGCGTTGCAAGACGATACTTCGATTTCGGCTTCGCCGCTGCCATTGCTGTCGCTTCGGCTTTATAGCCTGTTCCACGACCTTTCACCGCGCGCGCCCAAAAGTGCGCAAGACGGACGTCTTGGCGAGACCTTCAATCGATTGCGAGTGACTAAATCGGACCTCGGAGCGTCATCGCTTGCGCTTGGTGACATGATGGCAGATTTAGCAGAAACTGCTTGGATCAAAGGGGAGGGCGGCGATGACGAGGAAGACGTCGGATCATTCTTACGCCCCTTGGTGCGCATTTCGATCGTTCCAGACCAACCCGAACAGGGCAAACTCGTGCTCAGGTCAATCCTGGCGCGCGGCTACCGTAGTGAACAGAAGCTGCACGACGCTTTTCGAAGACTGCGTTTATTGGTGCCCGCTGCAGGTGGGCATAGGTTGGTACATGAGGCTGTTATCCGGCGTTGGCCCAAGGCTAGGGCGTGGTTTGACGCCGATCGCGAGGACCTTGCGCGCGAGGCGAACATGCGGCGCGCTGCACTCAACTGGGATGAAGTCGACAGACCCGGAGAAATCGACCCCGATGAAAAGCAAATCGAAGATGCAGCCAGTGTCCTTAAGCTTCATGCACGCGATTGGTCGTGGGGAGAGGTATCCCACCTAAACGAAGAACTCCGCTTGATACGCGAGTATGCGCTTGCAACGTTTCAGTACTCTAAAGCCCCGCAAAAACTGGTGCATAAGGATAAGCCAAGGGGCGCACATGTACATGTCGCCGCCAGCTACGGTTTAGATGATTTGCTGAAACGCTTCATAGAGATTGAGCCGGACTGCGTGCACAACACTCAAACGAAGACAGGCACAAGCCCTCTAGCCTCGGCTGGTTGGTCTCACGGCTCAACCGTAGAATTGCTTCTTGAGAACAACGCCAATCCAGCAAATGTCGACATCTACGGGTTCACAGACCTTGATAGCGCGGTATGGGGTGAGCAAGATGACATTCTCGATCTGCTTCTCCGGCATGTTGACCCGAGCGAATGGGATGAGAAGCGCGCTAATCCACTTGGTGGCGCCGCGCGCCGCGGGCGCACTGACATCGCAGAAAGATTGGTGCGGGCGGGCTTTTGTTTCAATCAGCGCTGCTATGGCGGCTGGGCTCCGATCCACCAAGCATCATTGTGTGATGACGTCGAAAGCTTCCGCTACTTTTGGGATAAAAGCGACCCCAGCCGCAAAACCGATGGAGGGTTCACGCCACTACACATCGCAGCGGCGAACGGGCACGTCGATCTCGTGGAAGAGATCTTGCGCCACGACATCGGGGCCGAAATGATGTACGCAAAAGATGTTTACGGACGCACACCAGTGATCTTGGCAGCATGGTTCACGGAAGCGGAAATGCTTGCTTATTTGCTTCCGTTCGTAACCAAAGACGCACTTGCTGTTGACGGACCGACCTTCGAAGGTTTCACCCCGCTTCATGCTGCGCTGTTCGAGTATTATCAAAACCCGGAATCCAAGCCGGAGCATTTCCGTCGCCGCATTTTCAGCGTAGTGAAAGCACTATTGGAAGACCCAGACCTCGACGTTTCCGCAAAGGCCAAAATTCAATCCAACGTATTGAACGATGCGGGTGAGGTTACTGCTTGGGAAATGGCGCACGGGCTTCCAGAGGTGCAGCGTGCCATCGCCTTGCATCGGAACTTCCCGATGGAACTCTTGAAGGAGCTGCGAAAGGCCGATCGGATCAAACAGCAAGAGCGGTTCTGCAAAGAATTGTTCGACGCCGCGAAAGCCAAGAACCAATCACTCTTTCAACGGCTCTTAAACCGAGAAACTATCGAAAGACAAAATCTCGATCAGAAAATCGAGGGCGACTCAGAAAACATCTCTACTGGCCAGCTGCTGCTGCGGAACGGCTGGGACAAGCTGTTCCTCCAAATGGTCGCGAAAAACCATATTGATCCTTGGGAAGCGTCTACGAAATTCCCGGGGCTTTACCTTGATGCGCTGCGAAACGGACGTCCGGACGTCATCAGGGCCATCGAAGACCTAGTCCCAGATAGCATGCCGTTTGCAGCGGCGTACTCCGTCCTCGTGGGCACGCGCCATGATACGAAGGACAGGGTGAAGGACCCTGACGATCGGGTCCTCAAATTCGTGCTCCACCATCTTGACGAAGAGACCGCGACACAACTCATTCTCAGCATGTCGCATTTCGGTGATCTAGACCTTATCGCCAAACTCAAGAGTGTCGGCGGTGACAGCGAAGGCCGTGATCATTGGGATCGCGCTTATACTGATCTCTTGCCGGATGTGGCCCGCGCCGAGTTCGGGCTCGAACCGGCAGAAACAACAGGCTCGCCCCGCGGTGATAGCCTTTTCTACCCAGATGCGGAGGGCTGGGAACCGTTAGGCAATCCCGGTATCGTTGCCAAGTTGGAAATCTTGGACAACCAAGCGCCAGCAGACCAAGTTACGTGGCATCAGCGCCAACTGCCCTTCTATCCCGGCGCAGAAAAACTGCTGCTGCGTGCCACGCATCCGGAGTGGCCAGACGGGGCCTATATTTATTACCTCAGCCACGGCCGAAATCTATACTGGCTAAATGGAACATCGCCGCCCATTCATGAATTCAACGCGAAAAGTGAAATCGCTTTGACCGTCGAGAACGCGCTCGAGTACCTCCGGTTTTTTTGCTTCTTTGTGCGAGGGGAAGAAGGCCCGTTCTACGTGTTGGATGGTCGTGAAGCGATGTATATTCCGACTTCGCTGGACCGCCAAGAAGCGGATAGCATTCACAACAGGTACAAAGCACCCCGTCTTTATGGAGTTATGGACAACGGCCACATCAAGGCCAGCTCGCTGATTTACTACTCCAACGCCGTTTTTGTCGGAGACTTCGTCATCCATCAATCTGGAATGATTGAGCTTATCGAAGATGAGCCGGTTGTGTCGGATCTGTCTCAGAAAGTGCACGCGCCACTAGCGCTACATTCCGACTAA
- a CDS encoding SLC13 family permease, whose amino-acid sequence MLDLPLSQTSEGLLALAVLLTMFALFMWEKWPTEVVAIGGTATLLVLGLLPYEDAIAVLSNPAPWTIAAMFIVMGALVRTGALDRLTKFAEANAKAKPAVAVVSLLAFVAVASAFMNNTPIVVIMIPVFVQIAKILGQSPSKFLIPLSYAAIMGGTLTLIGTSTNLLVDGVARAEGLEPFTIFEVTPIGLVVVTWGMLYLTLIGRRLLPDRTSMAALLGGGRSRPKFFTEVAVPEGSALIGQAVQEVDLFKREGVRLIDVLRGDASLRRDLKGVELQEGDRVVLRTEMSEVLSLQESKDLKTVDKLSQVATATVEVLITPGCRMIGRSLGALRLRRRYGVYPLAVHRRNQNIGSQLDDLIVRVGDTLLLEGDPADIQRLAADMDLVDVSQPSERAYRRGKSPIAIACMIGIVVLAAFNVAPILALAITAVAIVLLTGCIDAEEAFSFIDGRLLALIFAMLAVGAALSHTGAVDVIVDQVAPFLSTAPTWVLLIAVYYLTMVLTELVSNNAVAVIMAPIAIALAAAVGIDPRPLVIAVMIAASASFATPIGYQTNMLVYGPGGYAFSDFVRVGLPLNLSLGIVVCLAIPLIWPL is encoded by the coding sequence ATGCTTGACCTGCCCCTCTCTCAGACCAGCGAAGGCCTGCTCGCGCTAGCGGTCCTGCTGACCATGTTCGCCCTCTTCATGTGGGAGAAATGGCCAACCGAGGTCGTCGCCATCGGCGGCACGGCCACACTGCTGGTGCTGGGCCTTCTGCCATACGAGGACGCGATAGCCGTCCTGTCGAACCCCGCGCCGTGGACCATCGCGGCCATGTTCATCGTCATGGGCGCGCTCGTGCGCACCGGCGCGCTTGACCGCCTGACCAAGTTCGCCGAAGCCAATGCGAAGGCCAAACCCGCCGTCGCCGTGGTCAGCCTGCTGGCCTTTGTCGCCGTGGCCTCCGCCTTCATGAACAACACGCCCATCGTTGTCATCATGATCCCGGTCTTCGTCCAGATCGCCAAGATCCTCGGCCAGTCGCCCTCCAAGTTCCTGATCCCGCTCAGCTATGCGGCCATCATGGGCGGCACGCTCACGCTGATCGGCACCTCCACCAACCTTCTCGTCGACGGCGTCGCCCGCGCTGAGGGCCTAGAACCATTTACGATCTTCGAAGTCACCCCCATTGGCCTCGTCGTCGTGACCTGGGGGATGCTGTACCTAACCCTCATCGGCCGCCGTCTCCTGCCCGACCGCACCTCCATGGCGGCCCTCCTGGGCGGGGGCCGTTCCCGCCCGAAATTCTTCACCGAAGTCGCCGTCCCCGAAGGCTCCGCCTTGATCGGGCAAGCCGTGCAAGAGGTTGACCTTTTCAAACGCGAGGGCGTGCGTCTGATCGACGTCCTGCGCGGTGATGCCTCCCTCCGCCGAGATCTAAAGGGCGTGGAGCTGCAAGAAGGTGACCGCGTCGTCTTGCGCACGGAGATGTCCGAAGTCCTCAGCCTGCAAGAGTCGAAAGACCTCAAGACTGTCGACAAGCTATCCCAAGTCGCCACCGCCACCGTCGAAGTCCTCATCACCCCCGGCTGCCGCATGATCGGCCGTTCCCTCGGCGCACTGCGCCTGCGCCGCCGCTACGGCGTCTACCCGTTGGCCGTGCACCGCCGAAACCAGAACATCGGCTCGCAACTCGACGACCTGATCGTCCGCGTCGGCGACACGCTCCTACTGGAGGGCGACCCCGCCGACATCCAGCGCCTCGCCGCAGATATGGACCTGGTGGACGTGAGCCAACCGTCCGAGCGCGCCTACCGTCGGGGCAAAAGCCCCATCGCCATCGCCTGCATGATCGGCATCGTGGTGCTTGCGGCCTTCAACGTGGCCCCCATCCTCGCGCTCGCCATCACCGCCGTGGCCATCGTCCTGCTGACCGGTTGCATCGACGCGGAAGAGGCGTTTTCCTTCATCGACGGACGCCTTCTTGCTCTGATCTTCGCCATGCTAGCCGTGGGCGCCGCGCTGTCGCACACCGGCGCCGTGGACGTCATCGTGGATCAGGTTGCGCCCTTCCTCTCCACCGCGCCCACATGGGTCCTGCTGATCGCCGTCTACTACCTCACGATGGTCCTGACCGAGCTCGTCTCCAACAATGCCGTCGCCGTCATCATGGCCCCCATCGCCATAGCCCTCGCCGCCGCCGTGGGCATCGACCCGCGCCCTCTGGTCATTGCCGTGATGATCGCCGCCTCCGCCAGCTTCGCCACCCCCATCGGCTACCAGACCAATATGCTGGTCTACGGACCCGGCGGCTACGCCTTCAGCGATTTCGTGCGCGTGGGCCTGCCTTTGAACCTGAGCCTTGGCATTGTCGTCTGTTTGGCGATACCGCTGATCTGGCCCCTTTGA
- a CDS encoding YebC/PmpR family DNA-binding transcriptional regulator, which yields MAGHSKWANIQHRKGRQDKIRAKLFSKMAKEITVAAKMGDPDPEKNPRLRLAVKEAKSQSVPKDVIERAINKATGGDAENYDEIRYEGYGPNGVAVIVEAMTDNKNRTASTVRSTFSKNGGNLGETGSVGFMFERKGQVTYPLSAGDADTIMMAAIEAGAEDVETNEGDGDEDPGNHIVWCADTDLNEVSSALEAELGESESTKLVWRPTTTTELQLEDAQKLMKLIEALEDDDDVQNVTTNFEVSDEVMAQLGAE from the coding sequence ATGGCCGGCCACTCAAAATGGGCGAATATCCAGCACCGCAAGGGGCGTCAGGACAAGATCCGCGCCAAGCTCTTCTCCAAGATGGCGAAGGAGATCACCGTCGCCGCCAAGATGGGCGACCCCGACCCCGAAAAGAACCCGCGCCTGCGCCTCGCCGTGAAAGAGGCCAAATCCCAATCCGTCCCCAAGGACGTGATCGAACGCGCCATCAACAAGGCCACCGGCGGGGATGCCGAGAATTATGATGAGATCCGGTATGAGGGCTACGGCCCTAACGGCGTCGCGGTGATTGTCGAGGCGATGACCGACAACAAGAACCGCACCGCATCCACGGTCCGTTCCACATTCTCCAAGAACGGCGGTAATCTGGGCGAGACCGGCTCGGTCGGCTTCATGTTCGAACGCAAAGGGCAGGTGACCTACCCGCTCTCCGCCGGCGACGCCGACACCATCATGATGGCCGCGATCGAGGCCGGCGCCGAAGATGTCGAAACCAATGAGGGCGACGGCGACGAGGATCCCGGCAACCACATCGTCTGGTGCGCCGACACGGACCTGAACGAGGTCTCAAGTGCTTTGGAGGCCGAATTAGGCGAGTCCGAGTCCACCAAACTCGTCTGGCGCCCCACCACCACGACCGAGCTTCAGCTGGAAGACGCGCAAAAGCTGATGAAACTCATCGAAGCGCTGGAAGACGACGACGACGTGCAGAACGTCACGACGAACTTCGAAGTATCCGACGAGGTCATGGCACAGCTCGGGGCGGAGTAG